The following proteins are encoded in a genomic region of Bernardetia sp. MNP-M8:
- a CDS encoding NeuD/PglB/VioB family sugar acetyltransferase, whose protein sequence is MDSIHSLPTDSNQLPPILPLIILGAKGLGKVALEVLQSTDNIIYCFLDEDYKEEAAVSETATFPNEINHVSIMGSSDDDDMLNLINDKCDYFVAVENVADRKRLIKKIYKQRKKYPAVAVHSTAHIADDANMGYGTLIGMGTMIGADVKIGTSCIINANSTLDYEVEIGNFTQIGIGTNIGAGAKIEEEVFIGNGVTIISGVTIGKGARIGAGSVVLSNIKAKETVLGNPAKAVSL, encoded by the coding sequence ATGGATTCTATTCATTCTCTCCCTACTGATTCTAACCAGCTTCCTCCCATTCTTCCACTCATTATTCTAGGCGCAAAAGGTCTTGGAAAGGTTGCTTTAGAGGTTTTACAAAGTACAGATAATATCATTTATTGCTTCCTTGATGAGGATTATAAAGAAGAAGCTGCTGTTTCTGAAACTGCTACTTTTCCAAACGAAATAAATCACGTTTCGATAATGGGAAGTTCTGATGATGATGATATGCTCAATCTTATCAATGACAAGTGTGATTATTTTGTAGCTGTAGAAAATGTAGCTGATAGAAAAAGGCTTATCAAAAAAATCTATAAACAAAGAAAAAAATATCCTGCTGTGGCTGTTCACTCAACAGCTCACATTGCTGATGATGCAAATATGGGCTATGGAACTTTGATAGGAATGGGAACAATGATAGGCGCAGATGTAAAAATTGGAACAAGCTGCATCATCAATGCAAATTCTACTTTGGATTATGAAGTAGAAATAGGGAATTTTACTCAAATAGGAATAGGAACAAATATAGGTGCTGGAGCGAAAATAGAAGAAGAAGTTTTTATAGGAAACGGTGTAACCATTATTTCAGGGGTTACGATAGGAAAAGGTGCAAGAATTGGAGCAGGAAGTGTAGTTTTGAGTAACATAAAAGCAAAAGAAACCGTTTTAGGTAATCCAGCAAAGGCTGTTTCTTTGTAA
- a CDS encoding outer membrane beta-barrel protein, which translates to MKFIFRLSAFSSLLFFISFCASAQFMADVEFDIIKTGYNKIQVSGTEGTRFNVNVVDGENGNFDNKASFAYRLRAGYRFNNRHNVFGLFAPLKISYNGNFDKPTRFYEENFLPLVDTKVNYQFNSYRLTYRYDFVVTDKVRLGAGLTGKIRDAYIEVEQNGLSSKKTDLGIVPLINIYASVNATDKIGFLLEGDGLASPQGRAFDFELAAFYRIAEDTNLRFGYRILEGGSDIDEVYNFTLVNYGLMGFSYNF; encoded by the coding sequence ATGAAATTTATTTTTCGTCTAAGTGCTTTTTCTAGCCTTTTATTTTTTATTTCATTTTGTGCTTCTGCTCAATTTATGGCTGATGTTGAGTTTGATATTATCAAAACGGGTTATAATAAAATTCAAGTTTCAGGAACAGAAGGAACTCGTTTTAATGTAAATGTAGTAGATGGGGAAAATGGCAATTTTGATAATAAGGCTTCCTTTGCATACCGTCTCCGTGCAGGTTATCGTTTCAATAATCGTCATAATGTCTTTGGGCTTTTTGCGCCTTTAAAAATCTCTTACAATGGAAATTTTGATAAACCTACCCGTTTTTATGAAGAGAATTTTTTGCCTTTGGTAGATACAAAAGTCAATTATCAATTTAATTCCTACCGTCTTACGTATCGTTATGACTTTGTAGTAACAGATAAAGTGCGTTTGGGTGCAGGTCTGACAGGAAAAATTCGTGATGCTTATATTGAAGTTGAGCAAAATGGACTTTCTTCAAAGAAAACAGATTTGGGTATTGTACCTCTCATTAATATTTATGCTTCTGTCAATGCAACAGATAAAATTGGTTTTTTATTAGAAGGCGATGGACTGGCTTCTCCACAAGGACGAGCATTTGATTTTGAATTAGCTGCTTTTTATCGAATTGCTGAGGATACAAATCTTCGTTTTGGTTATCGTATTTTAGAGGGTGGTTCGGATATTGACGAAGTTTATAATTTTACACTTGTTAATTATGGCTTGATGGGATTTAGCTATAATTTCTAA
- a CDS encoding NAD(P)/FAD-dependent oxidoreductase has product METPSSKIPNITTTKKQIIVVGAGAAGLYAASLLIEQGHEVTLLEASNRTGGRVWTKTERFPYKLEMGAEFVHGKGTLFHKMAKKADKLHKEGDSSFLWRDELFSNKKIKKLQDAKQYFADYEEFYEGHHHYEGEDIPLSNFLEQHDITPTRQPDAYRWYEAFAGALGTNLQNLGMKALAVEAYRWEAGEQNYRMCVGFESLLEEWKEKTKPFLQLEKPVIMVRSFAEGVEIITKDFQNYRADAVLITVPLTQLKQNKIIFLPELSPKKQEAIDKIGMDNYAIKFFLNFSENFWSKKYNDGEETEYLVGMDAASEYWETVPYIKNPSTFGLTAFIMGDKAKNYTENGFSKGQILELLIDELDKHFDGNASATILDFEYLDWSKVEYIEGAYSYPSVGSHKLRKQLARPIEDKIFFAGEATHYNGHFATVHGALETAERAVEEINEIYHQ; this is encoded by the coding sequence ATGGAAACTCCTTCTTCAAAAATTCCAAACATAACTACTACTAAAAAACAAATTATTGTTGTTGGTGCAGGTGCAGCAGGACTTTATGCAGCCAGTTTATTGATAGAACAAGGGCACGAAGTAACTTTATTAGAAGCCTCAAACCGAACAGGAGGAAGGGTTTGGACAAAAACAGAACGCTTTCCCTACAAGCTAGAAATGGGTGCAGAATTTGTCCATGGAAAAGGTACACTATTTCATAAAATGGCAAAGAAAGCCGATAAGTTACACAAAGAAGGCGATTCGTCTTTTCTGTGGCGAGATGAATTATTTTCCAATAAAAAAATCAAAAAACTCCAAGACGCAAAACAGTATTTTGCTGATTATGAAGAGTTTTATGAAGGTCACCATCACTATGAAGGTGAAGATATTCCGTTGAGTAATTTTTTAGAGCAGCACGACATTACGCCTACTCGTCAGCCTGATGCCTATCGTTGGTATGAAGCCTTTGCTGGGGCGTTGGGTACAAATTTGCAAAACTTAGGAATGAAAGCCTTAGCTGTAGAAGCGTACCGATGGGAAGCAGGAGAACAAAATTATAGAATGTGTGTAGGTTTTGAAAGTCTTTTGGAAGAATGGAAAGAAAAAACAAAGCCCTTTTTGCAGCTTGAAAAACCTGTTATTATGGTACGTTCGTTTGCAGAAGGAGTAGAAATTATTACAAAAGATTTTCAAAATTATAGAGCTGATGCCGTTTTGATAACTGTTCCTCTTACACAATTGAAGCAAAATAAAATCATTTTTTTGCCCGAATTATCTCCCAAAAAACAAGAAGCGATTGATAAAATAGGAATGGATAATTATGCGATTAAATTTTTTCTAAACTTCTCAGAGAATTTTTGGTCAAAAAAGTACAATGATGGCGAAGAAACCGAATATTTAGTAGGAATGGACGCTGCAAGCGAATATTGGGAAACTGTTCCCTACATTAAAAATCCTTCTACGTTTGGTTTGACAGCATTTATTATGGGCGATAAAGCCAAAAATTACACAGAAAATGGCTTTTCAAAAGGACAGATTTTAGAACTGTTAATTGATGAGTTGGACAAGCATTTTGATGGAAATGCGTCGGCTACTATTTTGGATTTTGAATATTTAGATTGGTCAAAAGTAGAATATATTGAAGGTGCATATTCGTATCCGTCAGTAGGTTCTCACAAACTTAGAAAGCAGTTGGCTCGTCCGATTGAGGACAAAATTTTCTTTGCAGGAGAAGCTACGCATTACAACGGACATTTTGCAACTGTTCATGGCGCACTTGAAACAGCTGAAAGAGCTGTGGAGGAAATTAATGAAATTTATCATCAGTAA
- a CDS encoding GNAT family N-acetyltransferase yields the protein MEIKNLSEISFDSLIECFLLSFENYFVKMPTDIAYYKQRWQTAKVDYRLSYGMFDNEKLVGFIIHAIDARNSKKIAYNTGTGVIPSHRRQKIIPSIYEYAISDLLQHEVDKSVLEVITENEKAIKVYQNVGFEITKRYKCFVGEINLENRDTTNFELKKINYSDINWSEMSNQDAYSWDNHFKIIKNGNYEYYQVWNQNGSGNNLESFFVINPINRHEGYIAQFEVLLNDKKSKKLAYQRLFSSIKEFSPFIKINNIDTKCEDKINFLNSIGIKNIIDQYEMEMSIK from the coding sequence ATGGAAATCAAAAATTTAAGTGAAATCAGTTTTGATAGTTTGATAGAATGCTTTTTGCTTTCTTTCGAAAATTATTTTGTCAAAATGCCTACTGACATAGCTTATTACAAACAGAGGTGGCAAACGGCAAAAGTAGATTATCGCCTTTCTTATGGAATGTTTGATAATGAAAAATTAGTTGGTTTTATCATTCATGCCATTGATGCAAGAAACTCAAAAAAAATTGCTTATAATACAGGAACAGGCGTAATTCCTTCTCACAGAAGACAAAAAATTATTCCTTCTATCTATGAATATGCTATTTCAGATTTGCTGCAACATGAAGTTGATAAATCGGTTTTAGAAGTAATTACAGAAAATGAAAAGGCTATAAAAGTCTATCAAAATGTGGGTTTTGAGATAACAAAACGCTACAAGTGCTTTGTAGGAGAAATAAACCTAGAAAATAGAGATACAACTAATTTTGAACTCAAAAAGATAAATTATTCTGATATAAACTGGTCAGAAATGTCTAATCAAGATGCTTATTCTTGGGACAATCATTTCAAGATTATAAAGAATGGAAATTATGAATATTATCAAGTTTGGAATCAAAACGGCTCAGGAAATAATCTAGAATCTTTCTTTGTCATAAATCCCATCAATAGACACGAGGGATATATCGCACAATTTGAAGTTTTACTAAATGACAAGAAATCTAAAAAACTAGCTTATCAAAGACTTTTTTCTAGTATAAAAGAATTTTCTCCCTTCATCAAAATCAATAATATTGATACAAAATGTGAAGATAAAATCAATTTTCTTAATTCTATAGGCATTAAAAATATAATTGATCAATATGAAATGGAAATGAGTATAAAATAA
- a CDS encoding NAD(P)H-hydrate dehydratase — MKILLANQMALADQETIKNEPISSLDLMEKASQKAFYWIQNYFAQNINSGLINTEFHVFCGIGNNGGDGLVIARLLSNFAFQINVYIVAFSDKRSKDFEANFERIQEISNIKIVEIKTEEDLKKLSISQNNQNEWIIDAIFGYGLNRVPEKIAAKTIEFINQNSNKNVLSIDIPSGLFADENQSKEQHFDKNLTIKATHTLTFQSPKLSFFFDEYSEFVGNFEVLDIGLDKNFIEQLDSQNYWLTTQKIKQIYKPRTRTGHKGSFGHALLIVGSFGKIGAAQLSTKAALRSGIGLLSIRTPKCGIVPLQSAVPEAMILVDDFEEQKKKNKTFLSTFSDELIEKMKDYKTIGIGCGMGTEEKTQKLFLQILKTIDYPIVIDADALNILAKNRNYENENKDWLDFVPKNSILTPHPKEFERLFGKTQTPEERHRLLRNLAKEYQLCILLKGSFSALALPNGDIYHSSFGDIGMATGGSGDVLTGILTSLLAQGYSSEESLLLGIFLHGKAGELAAKNKSSESMLPSDLIEELGNVFKMIL, encoded by the coding sequence ATGAAAATTCTATTAGCCAATCAAATGGCTTTAGCCGACCAAGAAACCATCAAAAATGAGCCTATTTCTTCTTTAGATTTAATGGAAAAAGCATCACAGAAGGCTTTTTATTGGATTCAGAATTATTTTGCTCAAAATATTAATAGTGGTTTAATCAATACAGAATTTCATGTCTTTTGTGGAATTGGAAACAATGGTGGCGATGGACTTGTAATTGCTAGACTTCTCTCAAACTTTGCTTTCCAAATAAATGTGTATATAGTAGCTTTTTCAGATAAACGAAGTAAAGATTTTGAAGCTAATTTTGAAAGAATACAAGAAATTTCAAATATAAAGATTGTAGAAATAAAGACAGAAGAAGATTTAAAAAAATTGTCTATCTCTCAAAACAATCAAAACGAATGGATTATTGATGCAATTTTTGGATATGGATTAAATAGAGTTCCTGAAAAGATTGCAGCCAAAACGATTGAATTTATAAATCAAAATTCTAACAAAAATGTACTATCGATAGATATTCCTTCAGGACTTTTTGCTGATGAAAACCAAAGCAAGGAACAGCATTTTGATAAAAATCTGACCATAAAAGCGACCCATACACTCACTTTTCAAAGTCCAAAACTCTCTTTTTTCTTTGATGAATACAGTGAGTTTGTAGGAAATTTTGAAGTTTTGGATATTGGATTGGATAAGAATTTTATTGAGCAACTAGATTCTCAAAACTACTGGCTCACTACTCAAAAAATAAAACAAATCTACAAACCACGTACACGAACAGGACACAAAGGAAGTTTCGGACATGCGCTACTGATTGTGGGAAGTTTTGGAAAAATAGGAGCTGCACAGCTTTCAACAAAGGCTGCTCTTCGAAGTGGAATTGGTCTTTTGTCTATCCGAACGCCAAAATGTGGAATTGTCCCATTACAAAGTGCAGTTCCAGAAGCAATGATTTTGGTAGATGATTTTGAAGAACAAAAAAAGAAAAATAAGACATTTTTATCTACTTTTTCTGATGAGTTAATAGAAAAAATGAAAGATTATAAAACTATCGGAATCGGTTGTGGAATGGGTACAGAAGAAAAAACACAAAAATTATTTTTACAGATTCTGAAAACTATTGATTATCCAATCGTTATTGATGCTGATGCGCTGAATATTTTGGCTAAAAACAGAAATTATGAAAATGAGAATAAAGATTGGTTAGATTTTGTTCCCAAAAATTCAATCTTGACACCACACCCAAAAGAATTTGAACGTCTTTTTGGAAAAACACAAACACCCGAAGAAAGACACCGACTTTTAAGAAATTTAGCTAAAGAATATCAACTTTGTATTTTACTCAAAGGTTCTTTTTCAGCTTTAGCTTTGCCAAATGGAGATATTTATCACAGCTCTTTTGGCGATATTGGAATGGCAACAGGGGGAAGTGGCGATGTTCTGACAGGAATACTTACCTCCCTTTTGGCGCAAGGTTATAGTTCAGAAGAAAGTCTGTTGCTTGGTATTTTTTTACATGGAAAAGCTGGAGAATTGGCAGCCAAAAACAAATCTAGTGAATCCATGCTTCCTTCTGATTTGATTGAAGAATTAGGGAATGTTTTTAAGATGATTTTGTAA
- a CDS encoding GyrI-like domain-containing protein, which translates to MNPEIKILPSKKLIGNSLKMSLSNNKTMELWQSFMPQKKTIKHTIGTDLYSIQIYNESLDFKDFNPKTEFTKCAMIEVDSFEVIPQGMEKRVLEGGLYAVFLYKGLPKDFPKMAQYIFEKWLPNSDYQLDKREHFEILGEKYNPTDESSEEEIWIPIKLK; encoded by the coding sequence ATGAATCCAGAAATCAAAATCCTTCCTTCAAAAAAGCTAATTGGTAACTCTTTAAAAATGTCTTTATCAAATAATAAGACAATGGAGTTATGGCAGAGTTTTATGCCTCAGAAAAAAACTATCAAACATACTATTGGAACAGATTTATATTCCATTCAAATTTATAATGAATCATTAGATTTTAAAGATTTTAATCCAAAAACAGAGTTTACAAAATGTGCCATGATTGAAGTAGATTCTTTTGAAGTTATTCCCCAAGGTATGGAAAAAAGAGTTTTGGAAGGTGGACTATACGCTGTATTTTTATATAAAGGTTTGCCCAAAGATTTTCCAAAAATGGCACAATATATTTTTGAAAAATGGTTACCAAACTCAGATTATCAATTAGATAAAAGAGAGCATTTTGAGATTTTGGGAGAAAAATATAATCCAACAGATGAAAGCTCAGAAGAAGAAATTTGGATTCCAATAAAGTTAAAATAA
- a CDS encoding phosphodiester glycosidase family protein → MKKRILLSTIFAVLLFASFIIYQKIKIDTTSTYEIIQDDENYKINEARLLVYELNPKEQQLDFYWKDEAGKNYENFGILKKSFQKQNKELVFAMNGGMFKRDLSPQGLFIDNGITRFEVDTVQKGYGNFYMQPNGIFYLTKDNKAIVSTTNEFLKTNDKQNIKYATQSGPMLLIDGNIHSKFRKGSSNLNIRNGVGILPNGNILFAMSKEEINFYDLATFFKQKGCKNALYLDGFVSKVYLPSQNWQQTDGIFGVIIAETKTK, encoded by the coding sequence ATGAAAAAACGAATCTTGCTTTCAACTATTTTTGCTGTTCTTCTTTTTGCAAGTTTTATCATTTATCAAAAAATAAAAATTGATACAACTTCTACATACGAGATAATACAAGATGACGAAAATTATAAAATAAATGAAGCTAGATTATTGGTTTATGAACTCAATCCAAAAGAACAACAACTAGATTTTTATTGGAAAGATGAAGCAGGAAAAAACTATGAAAACTTTGGAATTCTGAAAAAGTCATTTCAAAAACAAAATAAAGAATTAGTTTTTGCAATGAATGGGGGAATGTTTAAAAGAGATTTGTCGCCACAAGGATTATTTATTGATAATGGAATTACTCGTTTTGAGGTTGATACTGTTCAAAAAGGCTATGGCAATTTTTATATGCAGCCCAACGGAATTTTTTATTTGACAAAAGATAATAAAGCTATTGTTTCTACTACAAATGAATTTCTCAAAACAAACGATAAACAAAACATAAAATATGCTACTCAGTCAGGACCAATGCTTTTGATTGATGGAAATATTCATTCAAAATTTCGAAAAGGCTCATCAAATCTCAATATCAGAAATGGTGTAGGAATATTACCAAATGGAAATATACTCTTTGCAATGTCAAAAGAAGAGATTAATTTTTATGATTTGGCTACTTTTTTCAAACAAAAAGGCTGTAAAAATGCTCTTTATTTAGATGGCTTTGTTTCCAAAGTCTATTTACCTTCCCAAAACTGGCAACAAACAGATGGAATTTTTGGGGTAATTATAGCAGAAACGAAAACTAAATAA